One window of Mesorhizobium loti R88b genomic DNA carries:
- a CDS encoding ArdC family protein: protein MSVRTNRTHAVADRSNLYDEITGKIIAEPEAGRFPWVQPWGTSAAKASLSLPQNASTHRAYSGINVPILWGAVVERGFPTQSWITYRQAFALGGNVRRGEHGTTVVYADRFVPDHEKKRARETGEDAQAIPFLKRFTVFNIEQCEGLPDEVAASAPPPVASLIEPRVEALIKATGIDFRIGGDKAFYVPAHDYIQVPPPQAYFEPINWHRTALHELGHATGHSSRLDRKFSGSIASRKYAFEELVAEINAAFCCAALGIVPTVRHADYIGSWLEVLREDNRAIVRAASQASKAAEWLLGQLPEEVGASIELGTANDRKAA, encoded by the coding sequence ATGTCTGTCCGGACCAATCGAACCCATGCCGTCGCCGACCGGTCGAACCTCTATGACGAGATCACCGGCAAGATAATTGCCGAGCCGGAAGCGGGTCGCTTTCCTTGGGTTCAGCCATGGGGGACGTCCGCGGCAAAAGCGTCGCTTTCCCTGCCGCAGAATGCCAGCACGCATCGCGCGTACAGCGGGATCAACGTGCCTATCCTCTGGGGTGCCGTCGTCGAACGCGGGTTCCCAACACAGAGTTGGATAACCTATCGACAGGCGTTCGCGCTCGGCGGGAACGTCCGCAGAGGCGAGCACGGAACAACGGTCGTTTATGCCGATCGTTTTGTCCCGGATCATGAGAAGAAGCGCGCTCGCGAGACAGGCGAGGATGCTCAAGCCATCCCGTTCCTCAAGCGCTTCACCGTTTTCAACATCGAGCAATGTGAAGGGCTACCTGACGAAGTCGCAGCTTCGGCTCCGCCGCCGGTGGCAAGCCTGATCGAACCGCGCGTCGAGGCGCTGATCAAGGCTACCGGTATCGACTTCCGTATTGGCGGCGACAAGGCGTTCTATGTGCCTGCCCACGATTATATACAGGTGCCTCCGCCCCAAGCTTACTTCGAGCCGATCAATTGGCATCGCACAGCTTTGCATGAGCTCGGACATGCCACCGGTCACAGTTCACGCCTGGATCGCAAATTCTCTGGTTCTATCGCCTCCAGGAAATATGCGTTCGAGGAACTCGTGGCAGAGATCAACGCGGCCTTCTGCTGCGCGGCCTTGGGCATCGTGCCCACGGTTCGGCATGCGGACTATATCGGTTCATGGTTAGAGGTTCTGCGCGAGGACAATCGCGCCATTGTTCGTGCCGCCAGCCAGGCCAGTAAGGCGGCGGAGTGGCTTCTTGGCCAACTGCCGGAAGAGGTCGGAGCATCCATCGAGTTGGGCACAGCCAACGATAGAAAGGCAGCATAA
- a CDS encoding helix-turn-helix transcriptional regulator, which translates to MTGPGKSATKRTIRRKELREIVPLADSTIYEMEQRGQFPRRFALTPRCVVWDLAEVEAWLQARRAVPIPRASPPDVRLRKTSPVRARDRAQMP; encoded by the coding sequence ATGACTGGTCCCGGGAAAAGTGCAACAAAGCGGACGATCCGCCGCAAGGAGCTGCGCGAAATCGTACCTCTGGCCGACAGCACAATCTATGAAATGGAACAACGCGGGCAATTTCCACGACGCTTCGCTCTCACCCCTCGGTGCGTGGTTTGGGATCTGGCCGAAGTAGAAGCCTGGCTGCAGGCTCGCAGGGCAGTTCCGATCCCCCGAGCGAGTCCTCCTGATGTGCGTTTACGGAAAACCTCTCCGGTCAGAGCGCGAGATCGGGCACAAATGCCGTAA
- a CDS encoding helix-turn-helix domain-containing protein → MIDLNDLGNEIKNARKQRKLTREKLAELSGLSRARIEALENGRVSDMGFKGVLTLMNIVGLDFRLTTFNNKRPTLEDIMEEDDAARLGR, encoded by the coding sequence ATGATTGACCTGAACGATCTTGGCAATGAGATCAAGAATGCCAGAAAGCAGCGCAAGCTGACACGGGAAAAGCTCGCCGAACTTTCCGGGCTCAGTCGGGCGAGGATCGAGGCGCTTGAGAACGGCAGGGTATCCGACATGGGTTTCAAAGGCGTGCTCACGCTTATGAACATTGTAGGGCTCGATTTCCGGCTGACGACCTTCAACAACAAGCGCCCCACACTGGAAGACATCATGGAGGAAGACGATGCTGCGCGTCTGGGTAGGTAG
- a CDS encoding type II toxin-antitoxin system HipA family toxin — protein sequence MLRVWVGSKPVGVLDRSGKRGSTFVYDVKTDGRDAVSLTMPKRTESWNSEFGLLPIFDMNLPEGALEGKIRAAFAKALGHFDDIDLLAVVGRSQIGRVRFTGMDEELVEDVPFRSIDDLLRARRAGDLYNELLETYAVHSGVAGVQPKVLVRAREDDPDGRQSLSVRGATHIVKMWDPAEYPELAANEFFCLMAARQVGLEVPDFRLSEDGLALVVERFDLTDGSYSGYEDFCALNGVTSKDKYNGGYETKLFKRIREFVSPENAAGSLEVAFRLFVINCGIRNGDAHLKNFGVVYKDADSPVQLAPVYDLITTRAYIKNDAMALTLDGSTAWPDRKRLDRLGVTRANLRPRRVAEIVEQTCDALSDVSGRVKAYFEESRFPEVGAKMLREWQAGVCSLCEGKTMHLMGTLDKTPPNND from the coding sequence ATGCTGCGCGTCTGGGTAGGTAGCAAGCCAGTCGGCGTCTTGGACAGATCCGGCAAGCGTGGCTCGACTTTCGTGTACGATGTGAAGACCGACGGCCGCGACGCGGTGTCGCTCACAATGCCCAAGCGGACCGAATCATGGAATTCGGAGTTCGGGCTCCTTCCCATTTTCGACATGAACCTTCCTGAGGGGGCACTTGAAGGGAAGATCCGGGCGGCCTTCGCGAAGGCATTAGGCCACTTCGACGACATCGACCTGCTGGCCGTTGTCGGCCGGTCGCAGATCGGCCGTGTCCGCTTCACTGGTATGGACGAGGAGCTGGTGGAGGATGTCCCTTTCCGAAGCATTGACGACCTGCTGCGCGCCCGTCGGGCGGGCGATCTCTATAACGAGCTCCTGGAAACATACGCAGTCCATTCAGGGGTCGCTGGAGTGCAGCCGAAGGTCCTGGTGCGAGCCAGAGAAGATGATCCTGACGGACGCCAGTCGCTCAGCGTCCGCGGCGCTACCCACATCGTCAAAATGTGGGATCCCGCCGAGTATCCCGAATTGGCTGCAAATGAGTTCTTCTGCCTTATGGCAGCTCGGCAAGTTGGTCTCGAGGTGCCGGACTTCCGGCTATCCGAGGATGGTCTGGCTCTCGTGGTCGAGAGATTCGATCTGACCGACGGCTCGTACTCCGGATATGAGGACTTCTGTGCGCTGAACGGCGTAACCAGCAAGGACAAGTACAACGGAGGGTACGAAACAAAGCTCTTCAAGCGGATCAGAGAGTTCGTTTCTCCCGAAAATGCCGCAGGGTCATTGGAAGTCGCCTTCCGCCTGTTTGTGATTAACTGCGGCATCCGTAATGGCGACGCACACCTGAAGAATTTCGGCGTCGTTTACAAAGACGCGGACAGTCCGGTGCAGCTGGCTCCCGTGTATGACCTCATCACGACAAGGGCCTACATCAAGAACGATGCAATGGCGCTCACCCTCGACGGCTCCACCGCGTGGCCCGACCGAAAGAGGCTTGACCGTTTGGGCGTCACCCGCGCGAACCTCCGACCGAGGCGCGTAGCGGAGATCGTAGAGCAGACCTGCGACGCGCTCTCAGACGTTTCCGGAAGGGTGAAGGCCTATTTTGAAGAGTCCCGTTTCCCTGAGGTCGGCGCAAAGATGCTCAGGGAATGGCAGGCTGGAGTGTGCTCCCTTTGCGAGGGAAAGACGATGCACCTGATGGGCACTTTAGACAAAACACCTCCGAACAACGACTAG